In bacterium, the following are encoded in one genomic region:
- a CDS encoding OmpA family protein: MQRYFLIIPFLLLLALTFNGEARMTPAPVSACPTFTQDVTGPDSLRKPTIISARSKHPESVTVSIRAVDISRYPEVSVILDARDSTGNHFAKLKKEDMVIYQDGSPVEIEALDKISASNSFPVDIAFIIDQTGSMEQEVYEVKSNIIEFTQRLASRGVDYRLALITFSDRIERYKDFTEDVKTFISWIDGLKIGGGGDDNENALEGLFEASSFKFRQSAQRIFILITDAMFHQRGDRGDGKTEFNTQSMKEFLLKQNIKLFAITPPDIPEYVELTESTRGKRFNIIEDFSSILDEFSESLTNLYAIRYRIPQEIPPEKMKLEIRNAADEIVLEEEVTVLDVDKKFVLENILFDFNRATFDMTYVEELKNILAMLRKYENIHIEIRGHTDYIGSDEYNIALSDARARAVKQYLVDRGVDASRITTRGMGKSQPIAPNDTELGRRLNRRTEVIITRK, encoded by the coding sequence ATGCAACGCTACTTTCTCATCATTCCTTTCCTCCTTCTGCTAGCACTGACGTTCAACGGTGAGGCGCGCATGACGCCTGCACCGGTATCGGCCTGTCCCACCTTTACGCAGGACGTAACAGGACCGGACAGCCTGCGGAAGCCGACCATCATTTCCGCCCGCAGCAAGCATCCGGAATCCGTCACGGTATCCATTCGCGCCGTCGATATCAGCCGGTATCCCGAGGTCAGCGTCATTCTTGATGCGCGAGACTCGACGGGGAATCACTTTGCGAAGCTGAAGAAAGAAGACATGGTGATCTATCAGGATGGCTCACCTGTCGAAATCGAAGCACTCGACAAGATTTCCGCATCCAACAGTTTCCCCGTCGACATCGCATTCATTATCGATCAGACCGGGAGCATGGAGCAGGAAGTCTACGAAGTGAAGAGCAATATCATTGAATTCACACAGCGCCTGGCATCACGTGGCGTCGATTACCGTCTCGCCCTGATCACGTTCAGCGACAGAATTGAGCGGTACAAGGACTTCACCGAGGATGTGAAAACGTTCATCAGCTGGATCGATGGATTGAAAATCGGCGGCGGGGGCGACGATAATGAGAACGCTCTGGAAGGTTTATTCGAAGCGAGCAGCTTTAAATTCCGGCAAAGTGCGCAGCGTATTTTCATCCTCATTACGGACGCTATGTTCCATCAGAGAGGGGACCGCGGGGATGGGAAGACGGAATTCAACACGCAGAGCATGAAAGAATTCCTGCTCAAACAGAATATCAAGCTTTTCGCCATCACGCCACCCGACATCCCGGAATATGTGGAGCTGACGGAAAGTACGCGCGGCAAAAGGTTCAACATCATCGAAGATTTCAGTTCCATTCTCGACGAGTTCAGTGAGTCCCTGACGAACCTGTATGCGATACGCTATCGCATTCCGCAGGAGATTCCTCCCGAGAAGATGAAGCTGGAAATCCGCAACGCGGCGGATGAAATCGTCCTTGAGGAAGAAGTCACCGTCCTCGACGTGGATAAGAAATTCGTCCTCGAGAATATCCTGTTCGATTTCAACCGCGCGACCTTCGACATGACCTATGTGGAGGAGTTGAAGAACATCCTCGCTATGCTGCGCAAGTATGAAAACATTCACATCGAGATTCGCGGACATACCGATTACATCGGCAGTGACGAGTATAACATTGCACTTTCGGACGCCCGGGCGCGCGCGGTAAAACAATATCTCGTAGACAGGGGTGTCGATGCATCGCGGATTACGACACGCGGCATGGGAAAATCACAACCCATTGCACCGAATGATACCGAGCTCGGACGCAGGCTTAATCGCAGGACGGAAGTGATTATCACCCGGAAATGA
- a CDS encoding insulinase family protein, with protein MRSKRKNSVRDGSPVAQTLSGSGTAYRCTTLASGLRIVTEQVPSVHSLALGVWINTGSRDETGAENGISHFIEHSVFKGTQRRRTHHIAQYLEAVGGYINAFTTKDTTCYYARVLRPHLARAVHLLADIVLHPVFPDVEIAKEKQVIIEELRGAEDDPEDLVHEQFEALLYGQHPLAQTILGQEANIASYTRAQLQEFVNRHYTAENMVVAAAGAVDHDRLVAICEQEFSSVPHGTVAVRPRPRRHAARTDARPRPIQQTHLVLGAMAEGYHGKTRHALAVLNALLGEGMSSRLFQRLRERYGYAYNIYSFLSMYHDVSTFGVYAGLESGQTERARGHILKELMALAERQVSVRELNRAKEQVIGGMLMGLESMTNRMSRLGKDALVYQRDITVEELLAGVHEVNPESLRILCAQLFDPRRLTEMRLHPAT; from the coding sequence ATGCGATCGAAGAGGAAAAACAGCGTTCGAGACGGCTCGCCAGTCGCGCAAACGCTCAGCGGAAGCGGCACGGCATACCGTTGTACGACACTTGCCTCCGGGTTGCGCATCGTGACCGAGCAGGTGCCTTCCGTGCATTCCTTGGCGCTCGGGGTGTGGATCAATACGGGCAGCCGTGATGAAACGGGAGCCGAAAACGGGATTTCCCATTTCATCGAACATTCGGTGTTCAAAGGGACGCAGCGCCGACGTACGCATCATATTGCGCAATATCTCGAAGCGGTGGGTGGATATATCAACGCCTTTACAACAAAGGATACGACCTGCTATTACGCTCGTGTCCTGCGTCCCCACCTCGCACGCGCCGTTCATCTGCTGGCGGATATCGTGCTGCATCCGGTATTCCCTGATGTGGAGATCGCCAAGGAAAAACAGGTGATCATCGAGGAGCTTCGCGGGGCGGAAGATGACCCCGAGGATCTTGTACACGAGCAGTTCGAAGCCTTGCTCTACGGCCAGCATCCCCTTGCGCAGACCATTCTCGGCCAGGAAGCGAACATTGCATCCTACACGCGTGCGCAATTACAGGAGTTTGTCAACAGGCATTACACGGCTGAGAATATGGTTGTTGCCGCGGCAGGTGCCGTGGACCATGACAGACTTGTCGCGATATGCGAACAGGAATTTTCATCCGTCCCGCACGGAACTGTCGCCGTCCGGCCGCGTCCCAGGCGTCATGCTGCGCGCACTGATGCACGTCCCCGTCCCATCCAGCAGACACACCTCGTTCTTGGCGCCATGGCGGAGGGATATCACGGGAAGACGCGCCATGCCCTTGCCGTTCTCAACGCCTTGCTTGGTGAGGGGATGAGCTCACGGCTTTTCCAGCGATTGCGTGAACGATACGGTTATGCCTACAACATCTACTCTTTCCTTTCCATGTATCATGACGTTTCCACGTTCGGTGTGTATGCCGGACTGGAGAGCGGACAGACCGAACGTGCCCGCGGGCACATCCTGAAAGAGCTTATGGCACTGGCTGAGCGCCAGGTCTCCGTTCGTGAGCTTAACAGGGCCAAGGAGCAGGTGATCGGGGGAATGCTGATGGGCTTGGAGAGCATGACAAATCGCATGTCGCGTCTCGGGAAAGATGCTCTCGTGTACCAGCGTGACATCACTGTCGAGGAGCTGCTCGCCGGTGTACACGAGGTGAATCCCGAAAGTCTTCGCATCCTCTGTGCGCAGTTGTTCGATCCGCGGCGCCTGACGGAAATGCGTCTGCATCCCGCCACGTAA
- a CDS encoding ATP-dependent RecD-like DNA helicase, which yields MSDTRNAHDNRSRGESQPPVKLEGTLDRVTWSAADSAFVVLRVRVENELFPIVAVGEMLSPAPGDRYVLIGRWDEHPRYGKQFKFTSYDVQMPVTEDGIIRFLSSGLLKGIGISTAGKIVDRFGMNTIEVMNTDIGRLREIDGIGEKKLETIQKSWDEQRGVQQVMLFLRQHDISTSWAVRIFHTWKTEAVAIMRENPYRLVEDVEGIGFTVADSIARSMGVESADERRVEAGLSWVLHEAANRDGHCAIPYEQFLHHAATVLEVDETTVSAALSECREKGSILEEEGLLFLPALFAAEVQIAEAIAHAFSEQWNGLDHLALDESLTEVEEDRALRFNAQQVDAIHRCLAGPLCILTGGPGTGKTTTLIGILHVARRLKWRAAICAPTGRAAKRITEITGCEAKTIHRMLEFDPVTGGFQRDETTPIEADILVVDEVSMVDVGLMAALLRARPPGCRIVLVGDADQLPSVGPGAVLRDMLGCGEIDSVTLKLIFRQEEKSSIVSNAHRVREGFMPTFDSKLLEGGETFFREVSTGENIAQLIRDLIIDRLPTAVDCDLRRDVQVLSPMYNTPAGVTHLNHVLQQAINGGGRVVYHHGDRTFRAGDKVMQIRNDYQKDVYNGDIGYVRTFDEEENRLIVEFDGRDVDYTADETQQLVLAYAITIHKSQGSEYPIVILPMVMQHRIMLRRTLLYTAMTRARDMLIMLGHRSAVATAVQSPLEKPRHGRLRDRLKEVLR from the coding sequence ATGAGTGATACACGGAACGCACATGATAATCGCAGTCGCGGTGAATCGCAACCGCCGGTAAAACTCGAGGGCACGCTCGACAGGGTGACCTGGTCTGCGGCTGACAGCGCTTTCGTCGTTTTGCGGGTGCGGGTTGAGAACGAGCTCTTTCCCATCGTCGCCGTCGGTGAAATGCTATCCCCGGCACCGGGGGACAGGTATGTCCTGATCGGCCGCTGGGATGAGCATCCCCGATACGGGAAACAGTTCAAGTTCACTTCCTACGATGTGCAGATGCCGGTTACAGAAGACGGTATCATTCGTTTTCTTTCTTCCGGCCTCCTCAAGGGGATAGGGATAAGCACCGCAGGAAAAATCGTTGACCGTTTCGGCATGAACACTATTGAAGTGATGAATACCGATATTGGCCGGTTGCGGGAGATCGATGGGATAGGTGAGAAAAAGCTGGAAACGATTCAGAAATCGTGGGACGAGCAGCGCGGGGTGCAGCAGGTAATGCTCTTTCTCAGACAGCATGATATCAGCACCTCGTGGGCGGTACGGATTTTCCATACATGGAAAACAGAGGCCGTCGCGATAATGCGGGAAAATCCTTACAGGCTGGTTGAGGATGTCGAGGGCATCGGATTTACCGTGGCCGACAGCATCGCCCGGTCTATGGGAGTGGAGAGCGCAGATGAGCGCCGGGTGGAGGCCGGACTGAGCTGGGTGCTTCATGAAGCGGCGAACAGAGATGGACACTGTGCCATTCCCTACGAGCAATTCCTCCATCACGCTGCTACTGTGCTTGAAGTCGACGAAACCACCGTCTCCGCAGCATTGTCGGAGTGCAGGGAGAAAGGGAGCATACTCGAGGAAGAGGGACTGCTTTTTCTGCCGGCACTTTTTGCCGCGGAAGTACAGATTGCCGAAGCCATCGCACATGCATTTTCCGAGCAGTGGAACGGGCTCGATCATCTCGCCCTCGACGAATCCCTCACCGAAGTCGAAGAGGATCGTGCACTGCGTTTCAATGCCCAGCAGGTCGATGCCATCCACCGCTGCCTCGCGGGTCCCTTATGCATCCTCACCGGTGGTCCCGGCACGGGAAAGACAACGACGTTGATTGGCATCCTGCATGTTGCCCGGAGGCTGAAGTGGCGTGCGGCCATCTGCGCTCCCACGGGACGCGCAGCAAAAAGAATTACAGAAATAACAGGCTGCGAAGCCAAGACCATACACCGCATGCTCGAGTTCGATCCCGTGACCGGTGGTTTTCAGCGTGACGAAACCACGCCCATCGAGGCTGATATTCTCGTCGTGGACGAAGTTTCCATGGTGGATGTGGGACTGATGGCGGCCCTGCTGCGTGCTCGTCCCCCGGGCTGTCGTATCGTACTCGTCGGCGATGCGGACCAGCTGCCGTCTGTCGGACCGGGCGCGGTGCTGCGCGATATGCTCGGCTGCGGAGAAATCGACTCCGTGACTCTGAAACTCATCTTTCGCCAGGAAGAGAAGAGCAGTATTGTAAGCAACGCACACCGTGTGCGTGAAGGCTTCATGCCCACCTTCGACAGCAAGCTGCTCGAGGGAGGGGAGACGTTTTTCCGCGAGGTGAGCACCGGGGAAAATATTGCCCAGCTTATCCGTGATCTCATCATCGATCGGCTGCCCACCGCTGTGGATTGCGATCTTCGCAGGGACGTGCAGGTGCTTTCGCCCATGTACAATACGCCGGCTGGCGTCACGCATCTCAATCACGTGTTGCAGCAGGCGATCAATGGCGGGGGACGCGTGGTATATCATCACGGCGACAGGACATTTCGCGCCGGCGACAAGGTCATGCAGATTCGCAATGACTACCAGAAAGACGTGTACAACGGGGATATCGGGTATGTCCGCACATTCGATGAAGAAGAAAACCGCCTCATCGTGGAATTCGACGGGAGGGATGTCGATTACACCGCCGATGAAACCCAGCAGCTGGTGCTTGCCTATGCCATCACCATCCACAAAAGCCAGGGAAGCGAATATCCGATCGTCATCCTTCCCATGGTGATGCAGCATCGCATTATGCTGCGGCGAACCCTGCTGTATACCGCCATGACACGTGCGCGAGACATGCTCATCATGCTCGGGCACCGATCCGCGGTTGCCACTGCGGTGCAATCTCCGCTCGAAAAGCCACGACACGGACGCCTTCGCGACAGACTGAAGGAAGTGCTCCGTTAG
- a CDS encoding secondary thiamine-phosphate synthase enzyme YjbQ: MKFHTEYLWFNTRTKREYINITRDVEEILAKSGIREGMILVSAMHITAGVWVNDAESGLLQDIDDWLEGLAPYKDGYRHHRTGETNGDAHLKNLIVHHQVIVPVTDAALDFGPWQQIYYAEFDGMRRKRLIVKIMGE; the protein is encoded by the coding sequence GTGAAGTTTCACACTGAATATCTCTGGTTCAATACCCGCACAAAGCGGGAGTACATCAACATCACACGCGACGTCGAGGAAATCCTTGCCAAAAGCGGAATTCGCGAAGGCATGATACTCGTCTCCGCCATGCATATCACAGCTGGCGTCTGGGTCAATGACGCTGAATCGGGGCTGCTGCAGGACATTGACGACTGGCTCGAAGGACTTGCACCGTATAAGGACGGTTACCGGCACCATCGCACCGGGGAAACGAACGGCGATGCGCATCTTAAGAACCTGATCGTGCATCACCAGGTCATCGTCCCTGTCACTGATGCTGCGCTCGACTTCGGGCCCTGGCAGCAGATTTACTATGCGGAATTCGACGGGATGCGGCGGAAACGCCTTATCGTGAAAATCATGGGCGAATAG
- a CDS encoding PAS domain S-box protein has translation MIRKKRSISLDNLNLSNPQRAAVSRVLTAQKNKYKKLLHETHERLHIIADMTTSLEFWYNVNGSYEFVSPASEHILGFTPADFMNGVAHLENLVHDDSLEQFRADRSRALNGEADDGVEYKLHTREGDTRWVQASWKPVQTRKGKQIGIRISIRDITEFKRCQHFSSAYESLMRGIANELSEVGIISVTADLHIKTWNTGAEAMLGRDRESMLDQPIALLLDDDHASSTTAVLEGLECGERREIILPLKRGDGGTVSLRVTLMPLCDRDGHLHQVTCLLRPTD, from the coding sequence ATGATTCGAAAAAAACGTTCGATAAGCCTCGATAACCTCAATCTCTCCAACCCGCAACGGGCTGCTGTGAGCCGTGTGCTTACCGCGCAGAAGAACAAGTACAAGAAACTTCTGCACGAAACGCATGAACGGCTGCACATTATCGCGGACATGACCACCAGTCTGGAATTCTGGTACAATGTCAATGGCAGTTACGAGTTCGTGAGTCCTGCAAGTGAACATATCCTCGGGTTTACACCCGCGGATTTCATGAACGGTGTGGCGCATCTCGAGAATCTGGTCCACGACGACAGTCTCGAGCAGTTTCGCGCAGACCGGAGTCGTGCGCTGAACGGGGAAGCGGATGATGGCGTCGAGTATAAACTGCATACCAGGGAAGGAGACACACGTTGGGTGCAGGCTTCGTGGAAACCGGTTCAGACGCGTAAAGGCAAGCAGATCGGCATCCGCATCAGTATCCGGGACATCACCGAGTTCAAGCGCTGTCAGCATTTCAGCAGCGCATATGAATCTCTCATGCGCGGCATCGCCAACGAACTCAGCGAGGTCGGAATTATTTCCGTGACAGCGGATCTGCATATCAAAACCTGGAACACCGGGGCAGAGGCCATGCTTGGCCGGGACCGGGAGTCGATGCTGGATCAGCCGATTGCGCTTCTTCTTGACGACGATCATGCGTCGTCGACAACCGCCGTGCTTGAAGGACTCGAATGCGGTGAGCGGCGGGAAATCATTCTCCCGCTGAAGCGCGGCGACGGCGGTACGGTCTCACTGCGTGTCACCCTCATGCCGCTCTGTGACAGGGATGGCCATCTTCATCAGGTCACCTGCCTGCTTCGTCCCACCGATTGA